A window from Erythrolamprus reginae isolate rEryReg1 chromosome 9, rEryReg1.hap1, whole genome shotgun sequence encodes these proteins:
- the NME3 gene encoding nucleoside diphosphate kinase 3, giving the protein MIFLLAFFASIFQTAFTGVNERTFLAIKPDGVQRHLVGEIIRRFEKKGFKLVAMKLMQASEELLKEHYFSLRERPFFSRLVKFMSSGPIVAMVWQGQEVVKTARMMIGETNPADSKPGTIRGDFCIEVDKNVIHGSDSVETAQREIALWFRSEELFCSSKDSKEHWIYE; this is encoded by the exons ATGATTTTCTTGCTGGCTTTCTTTGCCAGCATCTTCCAGACAG CTTTTACGGGGGTAAACGAGCGCACTTTCCTTGCCATCAAGCCAGATGGGGTACAGCGGCATCTGGTTGGTGAGATCATCCGGCGTTTTGAGAAGAAGGGCTTCAAGCTGGTGGCGATGAAGCTCATGCAG GCTTCGGAAGAGTTGCTGAAGGAACATTACTTCTCTCTCCGTGAACGTCCTTTTTTCAGCCGCTTGGTGAAATTCATGAGTTCGGGACCGATTGTGGCCATG GTCTGGCAAGGACAGGAAGTGGTCAAAACTGCACGTATGATGATTGGCGAAACCAACCCAGCCGATTCCAAACCTGGAACCATCCGAGGAGATTTCTGCATTGAAGTGGACAA GAACGTGATTCATGGCAGTGATTCCGTAGAGACCGCTCAGCGAGAAATTGCACTCTGGTTTCGTTCCGAGGAGCTGTTCTGTTCTTCgaaggatagcaaagagcactggatTTATGAATAA